One Niallia circulans DNA segment encodes these proteins:
- a CDS encoding NAD(P)-dependent alcohol dehydrogenase yields MKAMVYSEYGLTDVLELKEVDIPEIKANEVLVKVYAASVNSWDWDLLRGKPFLTRLGGIRKPRYKTLGADIAGRVEAIGENVKNISVGAEVFGDISGCGWGGFAEYVCASEEALSLKPAHMTFEEAAAIPQAGVLALQALRDKGRVHETKKVLINGAGGGVGTFALQIAKLYGAEVTCVDSKGKLEMLKSIGADHVIDYRTEDFTKKNGQKYDLILDVVGNRSIFHYKRAIKSEGKYVMIGGSSFLILQLLLLGPIINKTERKKMTILLHKPSKEDQNFLKDLYTAGKLVPVIDKEYSLNQVPEAIDYLGKGKTKGKVVVCVEDSQS; encoded by the coding sequence ATGAAAGCGATGGTTTACAGTGAATATGGACTGACAGATGTACTTGAGCTCAAAGAAGTAGACATACCAGAGATAAAAGCAAATGAAGTATTAGTGAAGGTGTATGCTGCTTCTGTAAATTCTTGGGACTGGGACCTTTTGCGAGGAAAGCCGTTTCTGACAAGACTAGGGGGAATTAGAAAGCCGAGGTACAAAACTTTAGGGGCAGATATAGCGGGTAGGGTTGAAGCGATTGGAGAAAACGTAAAGAATATTTCTGTTGGAGCTGAAGTGTTCGGGGACATATCCGGGTGCGGTTGGGGCGGATTTGCAGAATATGTTTGTGCTTCTGAAGAGGCACTATCATTGAAACCAGCTCATATGACATTTGAGGAAGCTGCTGCGATTCCCCAGGCAGGAGTTCTTGCTTTACAGGCACTTCGTGATAAAGGAAGGGTTCATGAAACTAAAAAGGTATTAATCAATGGCGCTGGAGGAGGAGTCGGAACCTTTGCGTTACAAATAGCTAAGCTATACGGTGCGGAAGTAACTTGTGTGGACAGCAAGGGGAAATTAGAAATGCTGAAGTCAATAGGTGCGGATCATGTGATTGATTACAGAACAGAAGACTTCACAAAGAAAAATGGCCAGAAGTATGACTTGATTCTTGATGTTGTAGGAAATCGGTCTATCTTTCATTATAAAAGAGCAATAAAGTCAGAAGGAAAGTATGTGATGATTGGTGGTTCTTCCTTCTTAATTTTGCAGTTATTATTACTTGGACCAATTATTAATAAAACAGAAAGGAAGAAAATGACCATTCTGCTTCACAAACCAAGCAAGGAGGATCAAAATTTTTTAAAAGACCTATATACTGCTGGTAAACTAGTTCCTGTAATTGATAAAGAATATTCTTTAAATCAGGTTCCTGAGGCAATTGATTATTTGGGAAAAGGAAAAACCAAAGGGAAAGTGGTTGTCTGTGTTGAAGACAGTCAATCTTAA
- a CDS encoding DUF896 domain-containing protein, with translation MRQKLNRINELARTSKIRNLTQEETDERKLLLNDYIKEFRGSMDSILLNTTIIDPLGNDVTPEKLKEEQERSRAIIH, from the coding sequence ATGAGACAGAAATTGAATAGAATAAACGAATTAGCTAGAACTTCTAAAATAAGAAACTTAACACAAGAAGAAACAGACGAACGCAAACTCCTCCTTAATGATTATATAAAAGAGTTTCGTGGCTCCATGGATAGTATCCTGTTAAATACAACTATTATTGATCCATTAGGAAATGATGTTACACCAGAAAAATTGAAAGAGGAACAAGAAAGAAGTCGGGCTATAATTCATTAG
- a CDS encoding GNAT family N-acetyltransferase → MTNKQLIQKIEELSMNALPALQIQLYDGWIIRFAGGYTKRANSINPIYFSNQDVDFKIKTVEQMYRNKNLKVVYKMTKQVSPENLDLILDENSYVQDSLTSVQVLSLQDVQTELEHHAVVYKHLQDDWFCNFCKLNNVKKQDQLTLNAMLKNIIAEARYFQLKNEKSNEVVACGMCVLENDCIGLFDIVTSEQHRNKGYGYKLIQNILQWGQDNGAQLAYLQVMVNNSPAIKLYSKLGFKEAYQYWYRIKA, encoded by the coding sequence ATGACAAACAAGCAACTTATCCAAAAAATAGAGGAATTATCAATGAATGCGTTACCTGCACTGCAAATACAGCTGTATGATGGCTGGATAATCCGCTTTGCTGGTGGATATACGAAAAGAGCAAATTCTATTAATCCTATTTATTTTTCAAATCAGGATGTGGATTTTAAAATAAAGACTGTTGAACAAATGTATCGTAATAAGAATTTAAAGGTTGTTTATAAAATGACCAAGCAAGTGTCACCTGAAAACCTAGATTTAATACTGGATGAAAACAGCTATGTTCAAGACAGTTTGACTAGTGTTCAAGTTTTATCCTTACAAGATGTTCAGACAGAATTAGAACATCATGCTGTTGTTTATAAACATTTACAAGACGATTGGTTCTGCAACTTTTGTAAGCTAAACAATGTTAAGAAACAAGACCAATTAACATTGAACGCTATGCTAAAAAATATAATCGCTGAAGCTCGCTATTTTCAATTAAAAAATGAAAAAAGTAATGAGGTTGTTGCTTGTGGGATGTGTGTATTGGAAAATGACTGCATAGGATTGTTTGATATCGTCACATCTGAACAGCATAGAAATAAAGGTTATGGTTATAAACTCATCCAGAATATTTTACAATGGGGACAGGATAATGGAGCTCAGTTGGCCTATCTTCAAGTGATGGTAAATAATTCGCCAGCAATAAAGCTTTACTCAAAACTAGGGTTTAAGGAAGCTTATCAATACTGGTATAGAATAAAAGCATAG